The Paenibacillus sophorae genome has a segment encoding these proteins:
- a CDS encoding transglutaminase-like domain-containing protein → MKKFYFWLLILFTVATSVPVTPAAAASGSSEWLDTSNLSQGVVGIQYNAPQGKRTKLMITKNGSSYTYNLFASEPNESFPLQQGSGSYKVSILENTSGNKYKVVYSDSIDLSMSEPNAVYLSSVQNVKWNPSDRAIQKAKQLTQNTDTDKEKVTAIYNYIVSNVKYDYALAANVSTDYVPNIDRTLASKKGICYDYASLFAAMLRSVNVPAKLVMGESSYVSQYHAWNEVLIDGQWVTIDTTVDAGLGKSNKAVSLIKSASKYTGAKYY, encoded by the coding sequence GTGAAGAAGTTTTATTTTTGGCTTCTTATATTATTTACAGTAGCCACTTCCGTTCCAGTTACCCCGGCAGCCGCCGCGAGCGGCAGTTCCGAATGGCTGGACACTTCGAATTTAAGCCAAGGTGTTGTTGGCATTCAATATAACGCTCCCCAGGGCAAGCGCACTAAACTGATGATTACCAAGAACGGCAGCAGTTATACCTACAACCTCTTCGCATCAGAGCCCAATGAGTCCTTCCCGCTTCAGCAAGGCAGCGGCTCCTATAAAGTTTCCATCCTTGAGAATACCAGCGGCAACAAGTATAAAGTGGTTTATTCCGATTCTATCGACCTTTCGATGAGCGAACCTAACGCCGTATATCTGAGCTCGGTGCAGAACGTTAAATGGAACCCGTCCGACAGAGCGATCCAAAAAGCGAAACAACTCACCCAGAATACCGACACTGACAAAGAAAAAGTAACCGCCATTTATAACTACATCGTCTCCAATGTAAAATACGACTACGCCTTAGCAGCCAACGTATCTACCGACTATGTGCCGAACATCGACAGAACGCTTGCAAGCAAAAAAGGAATCTGCTACGACTATGCTTCCCTCTTTGCCGCTATGCTCCGCAGTGTGAACGTTCCCGCTAAGCTTGTGATGGGTGAGAGCAGCTATGTATCTCAATACCATGCATGGAATGAAGTCCTCATCGATGGGCAGTGGGTGACTATTGATACGACGGTAGACGCCGGTTTGGGAAAGAGTAATAAAGCGGTCTCCCTGATTAAAAGCGCCAGCAAATATACCGGTGCGAAGTATTATTAA
- a CDS encoding DNA topoisomerase III: MKALILAEKPSVAREIARVMGCREKQKSYMEGPGYIVTWALGHLVGLAEPEDYDHKFATWALEDLPILPDRMKLKVLRETGGQFKAVQHLMKRQDVGELIIATDAAREGELLARWIMTMVQWKKPFRRLWISSQTDKAIMEGFASLKPGREFDRLYDSARCRAEADWMVGLNVTRALTTKFGAPLSAGRVQTPTLGMIMDREREIMNFRSQEFDTLTADFGNFQAQWRASGGDGRIFDKDKSAALAKRLEGRSGTLVKVHKSEKSEPHPLAYDLTELQRDANRKFGFSAKQTSSVLQRLYEQHKLVTYPRTDSRYLTADMTGTLKERLDSVAVGPYAPLARPLLRKPLNITKRIVDDSKVSDHHAIIPTEQTVLLNQLSAEERKLYDLIVRRFISLFYPPARYDAVAVTVTVDGETFTAKGTTVTDAGWREVYGGDLSADEDEKSESGGGEAEGRGVTLPELRQGDSVLIRRCMLRGGRTQPPGRYNEAALLTLMEKHGLGTPATRADIIEKLVSSDTIERQGNVLHPTGKGKQLIELVSPQLRTPDLTARWEAELERIARGQGKAEPFLQGIRGMAKELVAEVKNSDSEYKPHNVSNSHCPQCGTRLLEKRSKRGKLLVCPADDCGYTRAGEKRLSNRRCPQCHKKMELKEGKAGLFVQCLGCGITETVNKDSKHMNKREQQKLVQQYSKSESIGTSLGDLLKAAMEGKKDGK, translated from the coding sequence ATGAAAGCATTGATACTAGCGGAGAAGCCGTCAGTTGCGCGCGAGATTGCGCGGGTGATGGGCTGCCGCGAGAAGCAGAAGAGTTATATGGAAGGACCGGGGTATATTGTGACCTGGGCGCTCGGCCATCTGGTGGGTCTGGCGGAGCCCGAGGATTATGATCATAAATTTGCGACATGGGCGCTGGAGGATCTGCCGATTCTGCCCGATCGGATGAAGCTGAAGGTGCTGCGGGAGACGGGCGGACAGTTCAAGGCGGTTCAGCATCTGATGAAGCGCCAGGATGTCGGCGAGCTTATTATCGCGACGGATGCGGCGCGGGAGGGGGAACTGCTGGCGCGGTGGATTATGACCATGGTCCAGTGGAAAAAGCCGTTCCGGCGGCTGTGGATCTCATCCCAGACGGATAAGGCGATTATGGAAGGCTTTGCGTCGCTTAAGCCGGGCCGGGAGTTCGACCGGCTGTATGATTCGGCGCGCTGCCGCGCCGAGGCCGACTGGATGGTCGGCCTGAATGTAACGCGGGCGCTGACCACAAAGTTCGGCGCGCCGCTCTCGGCTGGCCGCGTACAGACGCCGACGCTCGGCATGATCATGGACCGGGAACGGGAAATTATGAATTTCCGGTCGCAGGAATTTGATACGCTGACGGCGGACTTCGGCAATTTTCAGGCGCAGTGGAGAGCAAGCGGGGGAGACGGCCGGATTTTTGACAAGGACAAGAGTGCCGCGCTTGCCAAGCGCCTTGAGGGACGGAGCGGCACCCTGGTTAAGGTGCACAAGAGCGAGAAGAGCGAGCCGCATCCGCTCGCATACGATTTGACGGAACTGCAGCGGGATGCGAACCGCAAATTCGGCTTTTCGGCGAAGCAGACGTCGAGCGTGCTTCAGCGGCTGTATGAGCAGCATAAGCTGGTCACGTATCCCCGGACAGACAGCCGGTATTTGACAGCGGATATGACGGGGACGCTGAAGGAACGGCTGGACAGCGTGGCGGTTGGCCCCTATGCGCCGCTGGCGCGGCCGCTGCTGCGCAAGCCGCTGAACATTACGAAGCGGATTGTAGATGACAGCAAGGTAAGCGATCACCATGCGATTATCCCAACAGAGCAGACAGTGCTGCTGAATCAGCTCAGCGCGGAGGAGCGGAAGCTGTACGATCTGATTGTTCGGCGGTTCATCAGTCTATTCTATCCGCCTGCAAGGTACGATGCGGTAGCCGTTACGGTTACGGTAGACGGGGAAACCTTCACGGCGAAGGGAACGACCGTCACGGATGCCGGTTGGCGGGAAGTCTACGGCGGCGATCTGAGCGCGGACGAAGACGAGAAATCCGAGTCTGGAGGAGGCGAGGCGGAGGGCCGCGGAGTGACGCTGCCGGAGCTGCGGCAGGGCGACTCGGTATTGATCCGCCGCTGCATGCTGCGCGGCGGCCGAACGCAGCCGCCGGGACGCTATAACGAGGCGGCGCTGCTGACGCTGATGGAGAAGCACGGCCTTGGGACGCCGGCGACCCGCGCCGACATTATCGAGAAGCTCGTATCGTCGGATACGATCGAGCGGCAGGGCAATGTCCTGCATCCGACAGGCAAGGGCAAGCAGTTGATCGAGCTGGTCTCCCCGCAGCTTCGCACTCCGGATTTGACGGCCCGATGGGAGGCCGAACTGGAGCGGATTGCCCGCGGCCAAGGGAAGGCGGAGCCATTCCTCCAGGGCATACGCGGCATGGCGAAGGAACTCGTCGCAGAGGTGAAGAACAGCGATTCGGAGTACAAACCGCACAATGTCTCGAACAGTCATTGTCCGCAGTGCGGCACTCGGCTGCTGGAGAAGAGGTCGAAGCGCGGCAAGCTGCTCGTCTGCCCGGCCGATGACTGCGGGTATACCCGCGCCGGAGAGAAGCGGCTGTCGAACCGCCGATGCCCGCAGTGCCACAAGAAGATGGAGCTGAAAGAAGGCAAGGCGGGACTATTCGTGCAGTGCCTTGGCTGCGGCATTACGGAAACGGTGAACAAGGACAGCAAGCACATGAACAAGCGCGAGCAGCAGAAGCTTGTGCAGCAGTACAGCAAGTCGGAAAGCATAGGCACAAGTCTGGGAGATCTGCTAAAAGCCGCAATGGAAGGTAAAAAAGACGGGAAATAA